One Aerosakkonema funiforme FACHB-1375 DNA segment encodes these proteins:
- the cobU gene encoding bifunctional adenosylcobinamide kinase/adenosylcobinamide-phosphate guanylyltransferase, producing the protein MTEPQKRVILVTGPARSGKSEWAEILAQNSGKSVIYVATAQVDRTDSEWQHRIQQHQYRRPSDWLTLEVPVQLATTIGEAAETSCLLVDSLGTWVANLLDRDAASWENTIKELLQYINNCTCDAIFVAEETGWGVVPAYPSGREFRDRLGVLVRRVSAIADPVYLVTGGYVLNLSVLGDRLPS; encoded by the coding sequence ATGACAGAACCGCAAAAGCGAGTAATTTTGGTGACAGGCCCTGCACGGTCTGGTAAAAGTGAATGGGCGGAAATTTTGGCCCAAAACTCCGGCAAATCCGTTATCTATGTAGCTACCGCACAGGTCGATCGCACTGATTCGGAGTGGCAGCATCGCATCCAACAACACCAGTACCGACGCCCTTCTGATTGGCTTACTTTGGAAGTGCCAGTCCAGTTGGCGACAACAATTGGCGAGGCGGCGGAGACGAGTTGCCTGTTAGTAGATTCTTTGGGAACTTGGGTGGCTAACCTCCTGGATCGAGATGCCGCGTCCTGGGAGAACACCATAAAAGAGTTGCTGCAATATATAAATAATTGTACCTGCGATGCCATTTTTGTAGCGGAAGAAACTGGTTGGGGTGTGGTTCCTGCGTACCCCTCCGGTCGGGAGTTCCGCGATCGTCTCGGTGTCCTGGTGCGTAGAGTCAGTGCGATCGCCGATCCAGTTTATTTAGTCACCGGGGGTTATG